In Candidatus Rokuibacteriota bacterium, the following are encoded in one genomic region:
- a CDS encoding EthD family reductase produces MLYMVGSFDFNSEHFTLDEAERHYRDYHVPLARQLPGLRRYVIGRLVQTRTVPAERYRAAILGFDGLEGLRAAYASPVGQELRADEDRLIARPRALLLGGEEVL; encoded by the coding sequence ATGCTCTACATGGTCGGCAGCTTCGACTTCAACTCCGAGCACTTCACCCTGGATGAGGCCGAGCGGCATTACCGGGACTACCACGTGCCGCTGGCCCGGCAGCTGCCGGGACTGCGCCGGTACGTGATCGGCCGCCTGGTCCAGACGCGAACCGTGCCGGCCGAGCGTTACCGCGCCGCCATCCTGGGCTTCGACGGCCTGGAAGGCCTCCGTGCCGCCTACGCCTCACCCGTCGGCCAGGAGCTCAGGGCCGACGAAGACCGCCTCATCGCCAGGCCGCGGGCCCTGCTCCTCGGGGGGGAAGAAGTGCTATAG
- a CDS encoding CoA transferase: MQTLAGIRVLDLSQMWAAPGAAMYLADHGADVIKVEPLAGDEGRRTLTRPPVAGGESRAFLALNRNKRGIALDIRHPRGREVVRALVPRVDVLIHNFRPGVAERLGYDYPTLRDLNGRLVYAWITAYGAEGPFALRPGYDMLFQGLSGILARRRRPDGTPLGSGVWVADCSAPMELAYGIALALLARERTGQGQLVTTSLLHAALAMQLPDLVRVERDEPAEAGSDYSAQAMYAPYRCRDGRFLILVVVQDEQWRRLCGAIGRPDLADDGRYATPLGRARESAELARVLDGAFGTRDREAWLAALAEADVPSAPILEPDEALDYPQAQANDMLAVTTHPAAGRTVMVSQPVRLHGAAPAAVRPAPLLGEHTEEVLRELGYSPDTIRDLEAQCVIRCRPGLGP, from the coding sequence ATGCAGACGCTGGCGGGAATCCGGGTTCTCGATCTGTCCCAGATGTGGGCGGCGCCGGGCGCAGCCATGTACCTGGCCGATCACGGCGCCGACGTGATCAAGGTCGAGCCGCTCGCCGGGGATGAGGGCCGACGGACGCTCACGCGGCCGCCCGTCGCGGGCGGCGAGAGCCGGGCCTTCCTGGCGCTGAACCGCAACAAGCGCGGCATCGCGCTCGACATCCGGCATCCCCGCGGGCGCGAGGTCGTCCGGGCCCTCGTCCCCCGGGTGGATGTCCTCATCCACAACTTCAGGCCGGGCGTCGCCGAGCGGCTCGGGTACGACTACCCGACGCTGCGGGACCTCAACGGGCGGCTCGTCTACGCCTGGATCACGGCCTACGGCGCCGAGGGACCATTCGCCCTGCGCCCCGGCTATGACATGCTCTTCCAGGGGCTGTCGGGCATCCTCGCCCGCCGCCGCCGGCCCGACGGGACCCCGCTGGGCTCGGGCGTCTGGGTGGCGGATTGCTCGGCGCCGATGGAGCTGGCCTACGGGATCGCGCTGGCGCTCCTGGCGCGCGAGCGGACGGGCCAGGGGCAGCTCGTGACGACATCGCTGCTGCACGCGGCGCTCGCGATGCAGCTGCCCGATCTCGTGCGGGTCGAGCGCGATGAGCCCGCCGAGGCGGGGAGCGATTACTCGGCGCAGGCGATGTATGCCCCGTACCGGTGCCGGGATGGCCGGTTTCTCATCCTCGTAGTGGTCCAGGACGAGCAGTGGCGCCGCCTGTGCGGGGCCATCGGCCGCCCCGATCTGGCCGACGATGGCCGCTACGCCACCCCACTGGGGCGCGCGCGCGAGAGCGCCGAGCTCGCCCGCGTGCTGGACGGCGCCTTCGGGACGCGAGATCGCGAGGCGTGGCTCGCCGCGCTGGCCGAGGCCGACGTCCCCTCCGCCCCGATCCTCGAGCCCGACGAGGCGCTCGACTATCCCCAGGCCCAGGCCAACGACATGCTGGCCGTCACGACGCATCCCGCCGCGGGACGGACGGTCATGGTGAGCCAGCCGGTGCGCCTCCACGGTGCCGCCCCCGCCGCCGTCCGCCCGGCGCCCCTTCTGGGCGAGCACACCGAGGAGGTCCTGCGGGAGCTCGGCTACTCGCCCGACACGATCCGCGACCTGGAAGCGCAGTGCGTGATCAGGTGCCGCCCCGGGCTCGGGCCATGA
- a CDS encoding antibiotic biosynthesis monooxygenase encodes MLAVVATIKIKPGMDKEFEAVARELVAKVNANEPGCALYALHHGEAAGTYVFLERYVDQAAVEAHRAADHFKTLGRKLREYMDGRPELLRLREVE; translated from the coding sequence ATGCTCGCCGTCGTCGCGACGATCAAGATCAAGCCCGGGATGGACAAGGAGTTCGAGGCCGTGGCCAGGGAGCTCGTGGCCAAGGTCAACGCCAACGAGCCGGGGTGCGCGCTCTACGCGCTTCACCACGGCGAGGCGGCCGGCACCTACGTCTTCCTCGAGCGCTACGTGGACCAGGCCGCCGTCGAGGCCCATCGGGCCGCCGACCACTTCAAGACCCTCGGCCGCAAGCTGCGGGAGTACATGGACGGACGGCCCGAGCTGCTCCGTCTGCGCGAGGTCGAGTAG